The DNA segment GGATTGATGTTCCCGCGTATCCGGCAGTCGAAAACTCGGTGAGCGCGATTTCTCGCAGATCGCTGGCGCTGGACATCCCCCGAGATTATCTGACCGATCGGTCAGGGACTGTCCGGTCGGTCAGTTTCTCGGCTTTTTCGCAGGGATCGAACGGGGTAGCGTTGAATTCTCACGATCTCTGGAGGTCCCGTGCGCAAGTTCATTTTCAGCAGCAGCGTCATCAGCGCGCTGTTCAGCGGCTGGAGCACGCTGCAGATGACCAGGCAGGGGCCGCGCGACTGGCGCGTGGCGCTCATGTGGGTCAGCTGGGCGCTGTCGCTCGCGATCGCGATCGGAACAGTTCTCGACGAGGCGAACGAGGACTGACCCTCACCTGATCGCGGCCATGATGCCGGCGTAGGAGGGAACCGCGATCGAGAGGAACCCGAGCACGAGCAGCGCGCGGGTCAGCAGCGCGTGACGCTCGAACCAGGACAGCTTGCTGCCGTGGTCGCGTCGCACCTCGCGCCAGGTCAGCACCTCGTTCGGCGCGTGAACCGGTACCGAGTAGAAGCTCGTGATGCGCGTCAGGTCGGCGCGGTGCCAGAGCTGGCCCCGCAACCGCAGCACTGTGCGCCCGTCGGCGTCAAGCATGAACAGCTGGTGCGAGATCTCGTTGCTCAGCGAATCGAACACCTGGATCACGATGACGGACGCCACCAGGTCGACCGGCGTGAACACTACCCTGCCCAAATAGGCGCGCTCGCGGATGCCATCGGGGGCGAGTGCGACGCCAGCTCCCTTCAGCCGTTGCCCCACCGCAGCGAACAACAGCAACAGCCCGATGTGGGCGGCGAGAAACGGCACCCAGCGCCCGTCGTGCATGGTGAGCACGTAGAGGGTCAGGAACAGCGGGATCGTGATGGCGAACCAGATGACCCAGGCGGCCGACCAGAGGTTCTGCTTGGGCCGGAAGACGTGGGACCCCTCGCCGTGGTGTAGCACCCCCAAGCCCATGCTCCCCCCTTCCCATCGCATCCTATTGGGCAGAGGGTGCCAAGAGTGCCGCGAGAGGGATGCACCCGCGCGGGGGCATTTGAGTCCCTAAGCCGTGCGCCCGTCACTTCCCTCGTCGGGCTCCTCCGCCGGGAGCGAGATAGTACCCGTGAAGTTGCCGGCCCGGGCCTTGGCGTCCTCGTCCCCGGTGAACAGTCCGCCCCCACGGGCGGTCGTCCCTGTGTGTTTGGTGGGCTCGGGCTGTGCCGTTACCGGATGCCGATCCGCCGGGGCATCCGGCCGGCTGAGCTGCACCCGGTCGCGCGGCACCGACTCGGGGCTCTCGCGGGTGAGCCACGCCACGATCTCCTCGCGCACGAGGCAGCGCAGGTCGAACAGGGTTGGGGCGTCGACGGCAGTCACGAGGATCCGCACGCGCACGTACCCGCCGACGGCATCCGTGACCTGCAGCACCGACACCCGGCCGTCCCACAGTTCGGTGCCGGCGAGGATGCGGGTCAGCTCCTCCCGGATGCGGTCGGGCGAGACAGTCCAGTCGAGATCGAACTCGACGGCGCCGAGCAGTTCGGAGGTTCGCCTCGTCCAGTTCTGGAAGGGGTTCGTCGTGAACCAGGTCGACGGCAGCACGAGGCGCCGGTCGTCCCATAGGTGCACGACGATGTAGGTGAGGGTGATCTCCTCGATCCGTCCCCACTCCTCCTCCACCACGACGACGTCGTCGATGCGGATCGCGTCGCTGAAGGCGAGCTGGATCCCCGCGAAGACGTTGGCGAGGCTCGACTGGGCCGCGAGTCCCGCGACGATGCTGAGGAGTCCGGCCGAGGCGAGGATGCTCGCGCCGAGGGCTTCGACGCCGGGGAAGCTCAGCAGGATCGCGCCGAGGGCGAGGATGACCACGACCACGACCGTGAGCCGGCGCAGAAGCGCCATCTGAGTCTGCATCCGCCGGGCGACGCGGTTGTCAGGCACGTCGAGCCGGTAGCGGCCGAGGCCCAGGTCCTCAAGGAAAATCGCGGCGGCGCCGATGAGCCACGCCACCGAAATGATGAAGGCGACTCGGAAGCCGAGGGTCACCACAAACCGCCAGTCTCCGTCCGGCAGCGTGAGTTCGACCGCGATCCAGACGAGAGCGACCGTGAGGGTGATGCGGAACGGGATGCGCGCGCGCGCCACGAGCACCTTGGGCCAGGCCTTGCGCCGCCCGGCGAGCCGCAGGGCGAGCGCGGCAACCGCGGTGATGACGATGGCTGCGGCAACCGCGGCGACGACGGCGACTGCCACCTCGAGCAACGGGCTCAGTTCTGGCATGGCGGTTCCTCTTCGGTCGGATCGTGCGATGGGCACGCGACCATTAAACCGGGACTCAGGCGAGGAACCCGCGCAGCAGGGCCGCGGACCCGTCGAGGTGCTCCCGCATAGTGCTCTCAGCGAGCTCGGCGTCGCCGGTGAGGATCGCGATCACGATCGCCTGGTGCTGCTGGTTGGAGTGCGCGATGTTGGGCTCGAGCAGCGGGATCCGGTCGAGCAGGTCGTTCACCCGCGTGCGGTTGTCGGCGATGAGCGGTACGAGCGATGGCGAGCCGGCGAGCTCAGCGATGGTGAGGTGCAGCCGGGAGTCCAGCCGCCGGTAGTCGTCGCCCACCGGCGAGGCGGCGGTCTCCTGCAGACGCGTCCACAGCATGTCGCGCTCGGCCGCCGCCAGGGGTCGGGCGGCGGATGCGCGCGCACCGCCCGTCTCGAGGATCTCGCGCAGGCCCAGCACGTCGTCGATCTCGGCCGCCGTGATCTCCTCGTGCGGCGGCGCCGCCTCCTCGACCGCGTTCGCGACCCCGCGCGGCGGCAGGGACTCGCACACGAAGGTGCCTCCGTACCTTCCCCGCTTCGACACCACGAAGCCCGCGTCGGCGAGCGACCTGATCGCCTCGCGCACGGTGTCGCGGCTCACCGCGAAGCGGGCGGCCAGGTCGCGTTCGGGCGGCAGCGCCTCGCCGGGCGCGACGATGCCGAGGCGGATCGCCTGCAGCAGACGCGCGACGGTGTCCTCGAACGCATTGCCGGCCCGCACCGGCCGGAACAGCGCGTCGTCGGCGACCGTCGGATGCAGCTCTCCCCCGGGATCGGACATGTCTACAAGGGTGTCACGTAGGCGGCACTGATGCCGCCGTCGACCATGAACGTTGTCGCGGTCATGAACGAGGAATCGTCGCTCGCGAGGAACGCCACGGCGGCCGCGAGCTCGTCGGCACGGGCGAACCGGCCAATGGGGATGTGAACGAGGCGCCGTTGCGCGCGCTCGGTATCCTTCGCGAACAGCTCGCGCAGCAGCGGGGTGTCGACGGGGCCGGGGCACAGGGCGTTCACCCGGATGCCCTGCCTGGCAAACTGCACGCCGAGTTCGCGGCTCATCGCGAGCACCCCGCCCTTCGATGCGGTGTACGAGATCTGGCTCGTGGACGACCCCATCACGGCGACGAAGGAGGCGGTGTTGATGATCGAGCCGCTGCGCTGCGGCACCATGTAGCGCAGCGCCGCGCGGCAGCACAGATACACCGACTTGAGGTTGACGTCCTGCACCTTCTGCCAGGCCGGCAGCTCGGTGGTCTCGATCGAGTCGTCGTCGGGCGGTGAGATGCCGGCGTTGTTGAAGGCGATGTCGACCGATCCGTACTCCTCGTCCGCCGCCGCGAACAGCTTGTCGACCTGGGCCTCGTCGGTCACGTCGACCTGCACGAAGATACCGCCGGCCTCCTTGGCCGCAGCGGTGCCGGTCGCGACGTCGAGGTCGCCGATCACGACCTTCGCGCCCTCGGCCGCGAGGCGCCGCGCCGTCGCGAGGCCGATTCCGCTCGCGCCGCCGGTGATGACCGCCACCCGACCGGCGAGGCGCTGGGTGAGATCGAGAGGTGTGACTGTCATGGCTTCTCCTGGTTCAATCGACGGTCGAGATGAAGACGTTCTTGGTCTCGGTGAACGCCTCCGCGGCATCCGGCCCGAGCTCCCGCCCGAGTCCGCTCTGCTTGAACCCGCCGAACGGGGTCGAGTAGCGCACCGAGGAGTTGGAGTTGACCGAGAGGTTGCCGGCCGCGATACCGCGCGAGACGCGCAGGGCGCGGCCGAGATCGCGGGTCCAGACCGAGCCAGAGAGACCGTACTGGCTCGCGTTGGCCATCCTGATCGCGTCGGCTTCGTCGTCGAAGGCCTGCACCGTGACGACGGGGCCGAAGATCTCGTCGGTGACCGTGCGGTCGGTGTCGGATGCCGGCAGCAGAACGGTCGGTGGGAACCAGAAGCCGGGGCCGGCGGGCGCGCTGCCGCGGAAGGCGACGCTCGCGTCATCGGGAACGTAGGCCGCGACCGAATCGAAGTGGGTGCGTGAGACGAGCGGTCCCATCTCCGTGTCGGCGTCGCCGGGCTGGCCCACCTTCACGGCCTTCACCGCGGGCTCGAGCAGCTCGAGGAACCGGTCGAACACGCTCCGCTGCACCAGGATCCGGCTGCGCGCGCAGCAGTCCTGGCCGGCGTTCTCGAACACGGAGTAGGGGGCGGTCGCTGCGGCCTTCTCGAGGTCGGAGTCGGCGAACACCACGTTGGCGCTCTTGCCACCGAGCTCGAGCGTGACTGCCTTGACCTGCTCCGAGCATCCGGCCATCACGTGCTTGCCGACCTTGGTCGAACCGGTGAAGACGATCTTGCCGACCCCGGGGTGCGTGACGAACCGCTCGCCGACGACCGACCCCGTGCCGGGCAGCACCTGGAACAGGCCGGCAGGCAGCCCCGCCTGGAGTGCGAGCTCGCCGAGCCGGATCGCGGTGAGCGGGGTCCATTCCGCGGGCTTCAGCACGACGGCGTTGCCTGCGGCGAGCGCGGGTGCGAACCCCCAGCTCGCAATCGTCATCGGAAAGTTCCACGGCACGATGATGCCGACGACCCCGATCGGCTCGAGGAAGGTCACGTTGATGCCGCCGGCGACGGGGATCTGCTGGCCGAGCATCCGCTCGGGGGCGGCGGCGTAGTAGTTCAGCACGTCGCGCACGTGGCCGGCCTCCCAGCGCGCCTGCCCGATCGGATGCCCGGAGTTCGTCACCTCGAGGGCCGCAAGGCTATCGATCGCGCCGTCGACGGCGGCCGCGAACCGGCGCAGCGCGGCGGCGCGATCGGCGGGCGCGAGTGCGGCCCAGCCGACCTGGGCGAGTGTCGCCCGCGCGATCGCCTCGTCGACCTGCTCGAGCGTTGTGTGCTCGATCGTGCCGATCACGGTCTCGTCGGCCGGGTTGATAAGTGTTGTGGTGGTCATCTCGCTGCCCTCACCAGTCCTTCGAAGAGTCGTCGGTCGGCGGCATCCTGCTCCGGATGCCACTGCACGGCGATGCCGAACGGCACCGCCCCAAGTTCCACGGCTTCGATCACGCCGTCATCGGAGACCGCCGTGACCGTGAGTCCGTCGGCGACCCGGTCGATCCCCTGGTGGTGGTAGCAGAGCACATTGAGGTTCGACGCGGTCTGGCCGAGCACCTCGGCGAGGCGGCTGTTCTCGGTCACCTCCACGTCGACCGGCCCGAACTGGGCGGGGGCCGGCTGGTACTTCGTGCTGCCGACGATCTCGGGCAGGTGCTGGTGCAGCGTGCCGCCGAGCGCGACGTTGAGCATCTGGGCGCCCCGGCAGATGCCGAGGAATGGCATCCGACGCGCGATCGCCCTCGTGATGAGCGCCCGCTCCCACGCATCCCGGTCGTCCCTGGGCGGCGCGGTCGCCTCGTGCGGCTCCTGGCCGTAGAGGCCGGGGTCGATATCGGCTCCCCCGCTCAGCACGAGGCCATCGAGCGAGTCGAGCACCCGATCGACGATCTCGTCGCTCACCGGTTGCGGCGGCAGCAGCACGGCGATGCCGCCGGCCGCGATGACCGAATCGAGGTACACCTCGGGGAGCACGGCAGCGCGCACGTCCCAGACGCCCATGCGGGCAGGTTCCAGATAGGTCGTGATGCCGATGACGGGCGCGGTGGAGCTGGGGTGATCGCGCCAGCGATCACGCGACCCCAGCGCCGACGGAGCCTGCGACGTCGGAGTCACCTCTCCCTTCTCACAGTCGTTCGAAGCCACGGACTCTCTCCCAATCGGTGACAGCGGCATCGTACGCGGCGACCTCGATTGCCGCGTTGTTGAGGTAGTGCTCGACGACGTCGTCGCCGAAGGCCGCACGGGCGATCGCCGAGCCGCCGAAGAGTTCGGCCGCCTCGCGCAGGTTCGCCGGCACGCGGGGGGCCGCGCTGCCGTAGGCGTTGCCCTCGAGCAGCGGCTCGAGTTCGAGCTCATTCTCGATGCCGTGGAGGCCGCCTGCGATGAGGGCGGCCACCGCGAGGTACTGGTTGACGTCGCCGCCCGGCACGCGGTTCTCCACGCGCATGCTGTGCCCGCGCCCGACGACGCGAAGCGAGCAGGTGCGGTTGTCGAGGCCCCACGCGACGGCCGTGGGGGCGAAGGAGCCCTCGACAAACCGTTTGTACGAGTTGATGTTGGGCGCGAAGAACAGCGTGAGTTCGCGCATGGCCGCCAGCTGGCCGGCGATGAAGTGCCGGAACATCTTCGACATCCCGTATTCGGCATCCTCATCGGCGAAGACCGCGCTGCCGTCGGTGCCGCGCAGGCTGATGTGGACGTGGCAGCTGTTGCCCTCCCGAGCGTCGTACTTGGCCATGAAGGTGATCGACTTGCCGTGCTGGTCGGCGATCTCCTTCGCCCCGTTCTTGTAGATCGAGTGGTTGTCGCAGGTGACCAGGGCCTCGTCGTAGCGGAACGCGATCTCCTGCTGGCCGAGGTTGCACTCCCCCTTGACGCCCTCGCAGTACAGGCCGGCGCCCTCCATCCCAACCCGGATGTCGCGCAGCAGCGGCTCCATGCGGGTCGAGGCCAGGATCGCGTAGTCGATGTTGTAGTCGCTCGAGGCGGTCAGAGAGACGTAGCCCTTCTTCCAGGCATCGCGGTAGCTGTCGTCGAAGACGATGAACTCGAGCTCGGTGCCGATCTGGGCGACGAGGCCGAGTTCGGCGAGCCGCGCGCTCTGCGCCTTGAGAATCTCGCGCGGTGACACCCGCACGGGCGCCTCATCGAGCCAGGTCAGGTCGGCCATCACGAGCGCGGTACCCGGCAGCCAGGGCACAAGCCGCATGGTTGCGAGGTCGGGGATCATGGCCATGTCGCCGTAGCCCTTCTCCCATGACGAGATGCGATAGCCGTCGACGGTGTTCATCTCGACGTCGACGGCGAGCAGGTAGTTGCAGCACTCGGCGCCGTGCGATGAGATCTCGTCCTTGAAAAATCGCGCGGCGACGCGCTTGCCGACGAGCCGGCCCTGCATGTCGGTGAACGCGACGATGACGGTGTCGATCTCGCCCGCGTCGATGAGTGGGTTCAGCTCGTCTGTGGTGATCATTCCGGTTCGGCCTGCCATGATCTTGTCTCCTCGTCGAGCCCCGCGAGGTTGCCCGAGCGGCAACGTCCGACCATTACACCACAGCACACGCGACGCCTTCAGGTAATTCGTCACGAGATATTAACGCCCAAAGGTAGACAGCGGGTACCAATAGACCACTACGCTCCAATCACACCTGATCCACTCGCGGGCGAGACCACCCGCGATCTCTACCGGTTCCGCACCGCCTCCGGGAGAAAAGACTCATGACCGATTCAGGCAAGCGATCCACTTCCGGCGTCACGTACACGCCAGCCGCCGACGGATACTTCGAAAAACGCTCGCTGAAGAGATCCGCCGGAGTCTGGGGGCTGTGGGGCCTCGCGGTCGCTGCGGTTATCTCGGGCGACTTCTCCGGCTGGAACTTCGGCATCGACTTCGCCGGTTTCGGCGGCATGGTGATCGCCTTCGCGATCCTCGTGGTCATGTATTACGGCCTCATCTTCAGCATCGGTGAGATGGCGGCGGCGATGCCGCACACCGGCGGCGCCTACTCCTTCGCCCGATCGGCGATGGGGCCGTGGGGCGGCCTGGTCACCGGACTCGCAGAAACGATCGAATACGTCGCGACGACCGCCGTCATCGTCTACTTCTCGGCCCAATACGCCGACTTCATCACGGGCGAGCTGCTCGGCTTCTCGTTCGAGGGCAATATGTGGATCTGGTGGCTGATCCTCTATGCGGTCTTCATTGCCCTCAACGCTGCGGGGGCTGCGATCTCGTTCAGGTTCGCGATCATCGTCTCGATCATCTCCATCGGCATCCTGCTCGTCTTCTCCGCTATGGCGGCGTTCTCGGGCCTCTGGAGCGTCGACAACCTCTTCAACATCCCGCCGGACGAGGGCCAGAGCGCCTTCCTGCCGCATGGCGTGGTGCCGATCCTCTTCGCCCTCCCCTTCGCGATGTGGTTCTTCCTCGGTATCGA comes from the Marisediminicola antarctica genome and includes:
- a CDS encoding mechanosensitive ion channel family protein, producing the protein MPELSPLLEVAVAVVAAVAAAIVITAVAALALRLAGRRKAWPKVLVARARIPFRITLTVALVWIAVELTLPDGDWRFVVTLGFRVAFIISVAWLIGAAAIFLEDLGLGRYRLDVPDNRVARRMQTQMALLRRLTVVVVVILALGAILLSFPGVEALGASILASAGLLSIVAGLAAQSSLANVFAGIQLAFSDAIRIDDVVVVEEEWGRIEEITLTYIVVHLWDDRRLVLPSTWFTTNPFQNWTRRTSELLGAVEFDLDWTVSPDRIREELTRILAGTELWDGRVSVLQVTDAVGGYVRVRILVTAVDAPTLFDLRCLVREEIVAWLTRESPESVPRDRVQLSRPDAPADRHPVTAQPEPTKHTGTTARGGGLFTGDEDAKARAGNFTGTISLPAEEPDEGSDGRTA
- a CDS encoding FadR/GntR family transcriptional regulator, translating into MSDPGGELHPTVADDALFRPVRAGNAFEDTVARLLQAIRLGIVAPGEALPPERDLAARFAVSRDTVREAIRSLADAGFVVSKRGRYGGTFVCESLPPRGVANAVEEAAPPHEEITAAEIDDVLGLREILETGGARASAARPLAAAERDMLWTRLQETAASPVGDDYRRLDSRLHLTIAELAGSPSLVPLIADNRTRVNDLLDRIPLLEPNIAHSNQQHQAIVIAILTGDAELAESTMREHLDGSAALLRGFLA
- a CDS encoding 3-oxoacyl-ACP reductase → MTVTPLDLTQRLAGRVAVITGGASGIGLATARRLAAEGAKVVIGDLDVATGTAAAKEAGGIFVQVDVTDEAQVDKLFAAADEEYGSVDIAFNNAGISPPDDDSIETTELPAWQKVQDVNLKSVYLCCRAALRYMVPQRSGSIINTASFVAVMGSSTSQISYTASKGGVLAMSRELGVQFARQGIRVNALCPGPVDTPLLRELFAKDTERAQRRLVHIPIGRFARADELAAAVAFLASDDSSFMTATTFMVDGGISAAYVTPL
- a CDS encoding aldehyde dehydrogenase family protein, with the protein product MTTTTLINPADETVIGTIEHTTLEQVDEAIARATLAQVGWAALAPADRAAALRRFAAAVDGAIDSLAALEVTNSGHPIGQARWEAGHVRDVLNYYAAAPERMLGQQIPVAGGINVTFLEPIGVVGIIVPWNFPMTIASWGFAPALAAGNAVVLKPAEWTPLTAIRLGELALQAGLPAGLFQVLPGTGSVVGERFVTHPGVGKIVFTGSTKVGKHVMAGCSEQVKAVTLELGGKSANVVFADSDLEKAAATAPYSVFENAGQDCCARSRILVQRSVFDRFLELLEPAVKAVKVGQPGDADTEMGPLVSRTHFDSVAAYVPDDASVAFRGSAPAGPGFWFPPTVLLPASDTDRTVTDEIFGPVVTVQAFDDEADAIRMANASQYGLSGSVWTRDLGRALRVSRGIAAGNLSVNSNSSVRYSTPFGGFKQSGLGRELGPDAAEAFTETKNVFISTVD
- a CDS encoding gamma-glutamyl-gamma-aminobutyrate hydrolase family protein, whose product is MTPTSQAPSALGSRDRWRDHPSSTAPVIGITTYLEPARMGVWDVRAAVLPEVYLDSVIAAGGIAVLLPPQPVSDEIVDRVLDSLDGLVLSGGADIDPGLYGQEPHEATAPPRDDRDAWERALITRAIARRMPFLGICRGAQMLNVALGGTLHQHLPEIVGSTKYQPAPAQFGPVDVEVTENSRLAEVLGQTASNLNVLCYHHQGIDRVADGLTVTAVSDDGVIEAVELGAVPFGIAVQWHPEQDAADRRLFEGLVRAAR
- a CDS encoding glutamine synthetase family protein translates to MAGRTGMITTDELNPLIDAGEIDTVIVAFTDMQGRLVGKRVAARFFKDEISSHGAECCNYLLAVDVEMNTVDGYRISSWEKGYGDMAMIPDLATMRLVPWLPGTALVMADLTWLDEAPVRVSPREILKAQSARLAELGLVAQIGTELEFIVFDDSYRDAWKKGYVSLTASSDYNIDYAILASTRMEPLLRDIRVGMEGAGLYCEGVKGECNLGQQEIAFRYDEALVTCDNHSIYKNGAKEIADQHGKSITFMAKYDAREGNSCHVHISLRGTDGSAVFADEDAEYGMSKMFRHFIAGQLAAMRELTLFFAPNINSYKRFVEGSFAPTAVAWGLDNRTCSLRVVGRGHSMRVENRVPGGDVNQYLAVAALIAGGLHGIENELELEPLLEGNAYGSAAPRVPANLREAAELFGGSAIARAAFGDDVVEHYLNNAAIEVAAYDAAVTDWERVRGFERL